The Polyangium mundeleinium genome contains the following window.
GCCCCGCGCGGACAGCTCCTTCGACCAGTGCTCGGCGATCCCCGCGATCCGCTCGCGATACACCGCGCGCACCTCCTCGGCGTCCGTCTCGACGACCACGTCGCCCTCGCTCGCGCGGAGCCGCACGTGCCCGGAGAAGCCGAGATCTGCCTCGTTGGGATCGAGCACCCGCACCGCGACGAGCGAGCGCCCGCCGGCCCCGAGCGCCGTGAACGCCGAGAGCGCCCGCTCCGGCAGGTCCACGAAATCGCTCACCAGCACGATCACCGCGCCGCGCCGCGCGCGCCGCGCCACGGGGGCGAGGGCGCGCTCCATGGCCGCCTCGTCCGCGCTCGCGTCGCCTGCCGCCGCGGCCCCTTCGAGCGCCCCTGCGACCCGGTCGAACGCCTCGCGCCCGCTCGACGCCGGCAGCGGCATGGTCCCCCGCCCGCCGATCCACGCGAGCCCCACGGGATCCCCCGTCGACAGCGCCACGCGCGCCAGCGCTGCGGCCACGAGCGCCCCGTAGGCGAGCTTCGCGCCCGGGGCCCGGCTGCTCCGGTAGGCCATCGACGCCGTCGCGTCCACGCACAGCCAGAGCGCGCGATCCGTCTCCGTCTCGAACTCGCGCACCATCATCCGGTCGTGCCGCAGCAGCGCGCGCCGGTCGAAGAACCGGAGATCGTCGCCGGGCACGTAAGGCCGGTGCCCGCCGAACTCCACGCCTGGCCCTTTGCGCACGCTCCGGTGCCCGCCGGCGTAGACGCCTTCGGCCAGCGTTCGGGCCCGCAGGCGCAGCGGCGCGAGGCTACCCCAGTCGATGGGGATCCCGTCCGTTCCGGAGCGCTGCGAGGGGCGAAGCTCGGCCATGAGGGGATCGATGCATTACCCCAACGGGAAAGGCCCGCCACGACAAAACTTGTGGCAAGGAGAGGACCGTGCGCGTGTTCTTCTGCGATCACGTGGAGGTCCCGCTTCCGCCTGGGCATCGCTTCCCGATGGCGAAGTACGCACGCCTGCGCGAGCGCCTGCTTTCAGCGCTCCTGCTCGATCCGACGGACCTCCAGCCTTCCACGCCCGCCTCGATCACCGACCTCGCGCGTGTCCACGCGCCGCACTACCTCGAAGGCTTGCTCTCGGGCACGCTCGACCCCCGCATCTTGCGCGCCATTGGGTTTCCCTGGTCCGACGCCCTCGTGCGCAGGTCGCGCGCCAGCGTCTCGGGCACCCTCTGCGCCGGCCGCGCGGCCCTGGAAGACGGCATTTCGGGAAACCTCGCCGGCGGCACGCACCACGCCTTCGCGGATCGCGGCGCTGGATTCTGTGTCTTCAACGACATCGCCGTTGCCTGCCGCACCTTGCTCGACGCGGGCGACGTCCGCCGTGTGCTCGTCCTCGACCTCGACGTCCACCAGGGCGACGGCACCGCCTCCCTTTTCGGAAACGAGCCCCGCGTGTATACGGCCTCGATCCACGGCGAAAAGAATTTCCCTTTTCACAAGCAGCAGAGCGACCTCGACCTCGCGCTCCCGGACCAGACGGGCGACGACGAATACCTCGCCGCGCTCGAACCTTTTCTCGCCCGCGCCTTCGCCGAATCGAACCCCGATTTGGTTTTTTTCCAGGGCGGCGTGGACGCCCTCGCGGCGGACAAACTGGGCCGGCTCGGCATGACGGCGGCGGGCATGCGCAGGCGGGACGAGCGTGTCCTCGGCGAGGCGCGCCGCCGCGGCATTCCGATCGCGCTCACCCTGGGCGGTGGATATACCGATCCCATCGACGCGACCCTCGCCGCGCACGTCGGGACGTATGCGGTCGCCCGTGAGGTCTTCGGATGACGCCCGGACGCATCACGCTGCTCCTCCTCGCGACGTTGCTTTCGGCCTGCCGTGGCGGCGAATCGGCCGACGCGACGCCGACACCGCCCGAGACCACGCCGTCGGCCGCGCCCTCGCCCTCGCCCTCACCCTCCATGCCGCGCCGCCCGACGATCCGCCATTACCTCGCGCGCACGGCGGAGCGATGCGAGGTGTATTCGGTCGACCGGGACGCCGTCTCCCCGGCCACGCGCACCCCGTGCCCGCCGGATTTGCAGATCGGCGAGCGCATTCGTGTCATGGGGAAATCGTGCATGCGGGAGGGGAGCACCGAACGGACGCAGCCGGTGGTGTGTCCGGGGGCGCTCTTGTAAGTAGGCGGCGCGGGCCGCCGACGGTGGATGGCGGGGGCTCCCCGAATCGAATCGTCGAAACGGTCATGTTTCGCGCGTCCGCCTCTTGTTCTGCCGCCGAACGAGCTTCGCCTCCCCTGGGGGCCCGCCGGCTCTCGTCCCCGAACGCTTCCCGGTTCCCCGGCCGCCCCCTGTTTCGCGGCAAGCTGTGACCGTCGTCGCGTCCGCCTCCTGTTTTGCTCCGTGAGCCTGTCGGCTCGACCTCCGGACGGGGATTTTTTCGCGAAACAGCCCCGGGCTTGTCTCGCCGGCCGGCCGTTGTTTCCCGCAACCACGCCGGGACGCGGCCGCAATCCATTGTTGTTTGCGCCTGAAGCGAGGCGGACCCGCGGACCAATCCTGTCCTGTCGCAAAACGAGTCCCGGCCCGCCGCGCACCTCCTTGTTCGGCAGCCGAACAGGACCCGTCTCCGGAGGGCGGAGCCAGTCGGGGTTGCTTCGAATGAGGTGTTCGGCGTGGCTTGGCTGTATCGTGAAGATGCGAGCGCCTCATGGGCTCGCTGGTGGATGTCCTTGGGGCTTTGGGCGTGGGAGGGTGCGCATGAAACGGATCGTCATCGGGGTGCTGCTCGTTTCGATCGCTCTGCCTGCGCCTGGGTGCACGGAGGACAAGTGCAAGAATCCGGCAAAGAGCAGCGACCGGATCAGAAACATCTGGAGGGATGGGGATGCGATCAAGTGCAACGCGGTCGTGACCTGCCCCGGTCATGGCGGGCGCCCGGACAACAGGTTTGCGCTTCAGGGCCTTGAGGATCCCACCACCATCGACCAGCATCGCGATGACTGGAACGAGGGCCATTGCAAGCAGAAGGTCTGGGACCAGCCGTGGTGGAACCCCGAGTGCACGGTCGTGGTGTCTCCGGCGATCAGTTGCCTCGATGTGGATGGGGGATCAGGTGCGCCTGGGCCCACGCCCACGGGAGGGACCCTGGTCACGGTCGGCGTCGGAGCGGGAAGCGGGGACTACTGGATCACCGAGCAGGGGGTGGGTGGCGCGGGGGGCGTGGGCGGCGCTGGAGGGTTCAGCGAAGAGCCCGGGGAGGCTGGGCACGGCGGAGAGTAATCACCGCTCAGGAACCGCGCCGGACGAGCCTGAAAGTGGCGATTGTCCCGTGGCCTCCCGCAACCTGGCGTACCAATCCGTGCCCGTGAGCGCGGGGCAAAGCGACTCCGTCTTGGTACGAAAACAAGCCAGGAATTCCTGCTGGTCGATGTTCCTCGACTGGTGCTTTTGTTGCAGCGAATCCTGGCAGCGAGTCCCGGCGATATCGGTGTCGCGCCAGAAGCGAGCCCCCTGCATGTCTTCGCACGAGGCGCAAAAGACCGGGTCAAGCCCCGTGCAAGGCACCTTCTCCGGGCAGAACGACAGGACGCAGCTCGCCAGGCATGCGTCCATGTACTCTTCGGTGACGACACGACAATCAACGTGCGTGCAGTACCCCTCGGTCAGCTCTGCGAGGTCCTCGCAAATCTCTTCACGGGTTTGGCCCGTGCCCCTGGGCTCCCCCCGATACGCCCCCAGCCCCACGGTGACCAGCGCGACGGCAGCGACGGCGATGGCGATGTACGATCCGCGGCGTTTCATGGCTGTCTCCCCTGGGCCCCGACGAGCCTACACCAATCCACCGGGAAAGACGAGCATCTTGCCGCGAAGCACGGGAGAGCTCATTGCCCCAGCGCAGTCAGCATCCGCGCGTGCCAGTCGGTACCGGCGAGCGCCGGACAACGCCGCTCGGTCTCAGTCTTGAAACAGGTGACCCATGCCTCTCGGCTGGGGGCCGGGACCTTCTCGTGAGCGACGGGCGCTTTGAGCTCGTTGCTACACCGCGTTTCTGCGTTGTTCGCGTCGCGCCAGAAGCGGGCGCCGTGCAGGTCCTCGCACGGCGCTCGCCAGATCGGGTCGGCGTTGCGGGGTAGCAATGGGGCGTAGTCCGGGCAGTACGTCATCAAGCAACCCGCCTCGCAAGCGTCGGCGAAGTCTTCCGTAATCGCCATACAATGGCCAAGATGAGCACCCTGCTCGCACATCTCGATGGCGGTATCGAGGTCCGAGAGGCAACTCTCTTCCCCCGTGTAGGGCACTTCCCCCCGATACGCCCCCAGCCCTACGGCGACGAGCGCGACGGCGGCGACGGCAACGGATAGCATCGATCGGCGGCGTTTCATGGCTGTCTCCCCTGGGCCCGGTGAGCCTACACGCGCCCGCCGGGAAAAACGAGCGCGCTTCGGGGCGGATCGCGTGGCACGGGCACGGGGGGCGTTCCCTGGAAAAACCGTGTCACCCTCCTGCCCCCTGCGGCAAAGATCCCGAGCATGACGCCTCGTTCGCAGTCGACCGACTTCCCCGCGGCCATTGCGGCCCTCGTCCCGGACATTCGCCAGCTCGTCATGGGTGCATTGCGGCGCCAGGGGGCGGATCCGGACCTCGCCGAGGAGCTGATTCAGGAGATCGTCATCACGCTCCTCGGTAGCGCGTCGACCTATCGTCCCGAGCTCGGCGCGCTCCGGCCGTGGGCGCATGGCGTCGCGATGAATGTGGTGAAGAACCGCCGCCGGAGCCGCGTCGGCTTCAAGGGTGGCGAACGCTCCACGAGCACACGTGCCGCTGGGCCCTTCCAAGCACCGCCCTATGGGCGTTTCTCCTCGCCGGCGCGCGCCCGGTGCCGCCTTCCCTGGCGCGCGCTGGCCTTCACGTTCCTGCGGTCCACGTGGCGGCGCAGGCGGAGACGCCGCACGCAGAGGCCCTCGCCCTTCCGGCGCTCTCCCTTGCCACCGAACGCCGCACGCCGACGCCTCCTTCGCCTCGCCGCGAGGCCCGGCCTCGGCTCCTTTTTCACATCCAGGGCATTACGCCCGGAGACGAAGGGGGTTCGTCCCGGTAATGGACGGCCTTGCAGCATGCGTCGCGCCGCGTGTACCATGCGGGGATGATTCGAGCGTTCGGGGGCCTTTCGTTGTTGGTGGCGCTCGGCGGCGTTGCGAGGGCGGAGACCGGCACCGACGCGGACGCTGCCGCGGCCGTGCGATTCGAGGCCCTCGCGACGATGGGGGACCGCGCGCGCGCCGCAGGGCGGCTCCGGGAAGCTGCCATCGCGTATGGGCAGGCGCTGGAGGTGCGGAACGATCCGCTCGTCGCGGGCCGGCTCGGCGTGCTGCTCGTGGAGATGGGCACGCCCGGGCAAAGCCGTTCGGTCTCAGAAGGTGGGAGACCTCCGGCCCCGCGGACGCGCGGAGCGAGCGAAGAGCGTGTCGGGTCTACAGGCTGGGAAAGCCGAGGAATTTGACGAGAGACGTTGTGGACCTGTATGTCGGAGTGCGGAGGGAGGACCTATGAAGCTGCTCGCAGGTCTCGGAGCGCTTTTTCTGTACGGTTCGCTCGGTGTCGCGTCGGGCGTGGGTGACATCCAGCAAGAACCGCCGCCGCCCATGTCGTTGACAACGATGGGAGCCGCGCCCACAGGAGTTGTGCCCGAAGGGGGCGCGGCGGTGCAGGCGGCGGGCTCGACAGGACGGCGGCCCGTAATGCTCCAGGAAATGAGCGATGAGGAGAAGGAGCGACGGAGAGAGGAATGCGCAACGTTGTACGAGCACTGCTACGATTGGTGCGGGAAGGCGCACAAGCGCGGCAGTGCTGCGCTGCGGCGTTGCAATCAGGAGTGCTCGGACAAGAATACAGAGTGCATGAAAAAGATTCCGAACTGAAGCCACGGCGCACCTGATGGACATCCTGACGACACGAACCCTGCGGTACACCGACGAGGGCGGCGGGACCGAGGAGGATGTGGTTCTCACCATCTTCGTGCCCTTCGAACAAGACGATGGGCAATGGTTGTGCGTGTTCGATTTCGAACCGCCCATCAAGCCAAGGTTCATGAAGGGGTGCGGCGTCGACATCATCCAGGCATTCGTCCACTGCCTGATCTTTGCGCGCCTCTCCTTCGAAACCACACGCTGGTCGAGGACCGGCCATTGGCAAGGATTACGCGACTGCGGCTTGCCCATGAACAAGGGTCCCTGGCCGGATCAGCCGCCCGAAATCCCACCACCCGAAGACAACCCCGGAACCCTCGAGGTCTTTGCGACCCGGAGGCTCGGCTGTCCTGACGAAACCGGCGCAGCCACGGAGCTTCTCCTCACCGTTTTCAAGCCCTACCAGGCAGAGGGCGACACGTGGAAATGCGCCTTCGCCTTCGGTCCATCCGAGACCGCGCCCATTCGCCATGGCACCGGAGCGGACTTCATCGAGGCCGCTCTCGACGGGCTCGCCCTGGCGCGAGCGACCTACGAAAGCATGCTGCCGAAGGGCTGGGCTCCGGCGTCGGAAAACCTCCTCGATTGTGATGACCTGCCCTTCAAAATCGGGCGGTCGTTCTGGACGGGTGGGCCGACGTCGTAGCGCCGAGGAACACCGCTTCGTCTCGCCGGTGGATGTCCTTGGGCTTCGGGCGTGGGAGGGGGCGCATGCTCGGCGCCAGACGGCTTCTGGCGCGGGGAGTGCGATCCGGACCCGTTTTCCCCGAGCGAGCTGTGCCCGGAGCCGCAAGATGCTGGCACCGACGCCGATGCCGATAGCGACGCTGGCCTTGGCACCCCTGGTGCGGATCCCCAGTCGACGAGCTGTGAGCACGGTGGCGGTCGTTGCGTCCCGGTGCCGAGCGGCGGGGAACATGCGGGATTGTGGAGCAAGGAGCCGATCGCGTTATGGGTGGGTCCGACGCCCAAGGAAGGGGATCCGCCGCTCGTGTGTCCGAAGGGCACATCGAGCGAGCAATTCCGCCTCTACAGATGGAGGAGCCGTGCCAGCCCGTGAAGGCGGTGCCGGATTTCACGACGAAGACCGAATGGCAGACGGCAGCGCTCGGGTGTACGGCCAACCTGGACGATGATTCATGCGGTTCGCGCGAGAAGTCTTGCGTCGCGGATCCGGGGTTCGAGTACCTGCAATGTGTGCACCGGGAAGGGAAGTTCACGCTGGAGGATTGCCCGATGAACTACCGCTATGCGTGGTATGTGGGGTATCCAGAGAAAGCAGTGGACGATCGCGGGTGCGAGGCGTGCGCGTGCGGGCCCGTCGCGGGGAGTGGTTGTGTGGCTTCGGTCCGGCTCTACAACGACGCCGCTTGCGCGTCGCAGTTCGAGCAGGGCGGCCTCGCCTCCGGCTACGAGAAGTGCATCAACATCGTCGCGCCCGGCCGGGCCCTCGGAGCCAAAGCGATCACGGATCTCGCCTACGTGCCTGGCGAATGCGCGAGCAGCGGCGGCACGCCCACCGGGGCGGCGACGCGGGACGCCACCGGCGCGGTGACGTTCTGCTGCCTCGGGCCGTTTTACCTCGACATCAACTGAACACGGCCCCGCGCACCTCGTGCCCGCCGGATTTGCAGATGAGCGCCTCGCTGGCCTGGGGTGCAGTATGGGGCAACGCCCGAGCTCCGCGCCTGCACGAAGCCGCGTGTGCATTCATGGGGCGGCCTTGTGCCTTCGTGACGGCGACGTCTGCCGCGGCGGAGCGAGTGTGTGCATTTTCACGTCGGCGCGCTGCATTCCTGCGGTCGGCGCGTGCCTCCATGGCAGCGACGTGTGCCGCCACACGTCGAGGGCCTGCCTTGGGGTGGGGCGAGCGTGCCTTCGCGGGGAGAGGGTGTGCCGTCCCACGTGGACGGCGTGCCTTGGCGGGGTGGGGGGATGCATCCGTGGGGGAGGGGGTTGCCGCGCGGGGGCGGGGGCGTGCAATCACGCGCCGGATCACGCATTCCTGGGCCGCCGGGCTCGAGGCGAAGGCCAGGAGATAACGCTCCGGTCACCCCGCCCCTCCGCCCCGCAACGCCGCCTCCCCCTCCGACATCGAAACCACGATCGAGGAGGATCTTCCAATGGAGCGCTGGGACACGGTCGTCGTTGGATCGGGTTCGGGGGGACTCACGGCCGCGGTCGCGCTCGCGCGGGCGGGGCAGCGCGTCCTCGTCCTCGAACAGCATTATTTGCCGGGCGGCTGGACGCACAGCTTCGCGCTCGACGGATATCGGTTCAGCCCGGGCGTCCATTACATCGGCGAACTCGGCCCAGGCCAGTCCGTCCGGGCGTTGTACGAGGGCCTCGGCCTCTCCTCGGACCTCGTCTTCCACGAACTCAACCCAGACGGCTTCGACCATTTCGTCATCGGCGGCGAGCGCTTCGACGTCCCGCGTGGCTTCGATCGCTACTTCGAGCGCCTCGTCTCCCGCTTCCCCCACGAGCGCAAAGGGCTCGAACGATACTTCGACGTCGTCGGCCGTATCGTCTCCGACACGCTCCGCTGCGAGGATCTCCTCGCCTCGCCACAAGGCGCGCTCGCGCTCCCGTTTCGCGGAAAAAGCCTCGTCACCTGGGGCCTCCGCACCCAGCGCGCCCTCCTCGACGGCACTGTTCGCGACCCGCTCCTCCGGGGCATCCTCGCCGCGCAATCGGGCAACCATGGGTTGCCTCCCTCGCGCGTCTCGCTCCCCCTCCATGCCCGCATGATCACCCATTACTACGACGGCGGGTATTATCCGCGCGGCGGCGCCAAGCGCATTCCGTCGGCCATGATCAAGGCCCTCCGCAAGCGCGGCGGCGAGATCCGCCTCCGCACCCGCGTCCGCCGCATCCTCGTCGAATCCGGCCGCGCGGCCGGCGTCGAGCTCGCCTCGGGCGAGCGTATCCTCGCCCGCGCCGTCGTCTCCAATGCCGACCCCGCGATCACCTTCGGCGCGCTCCTCGAATCGCCGCACGGCGAGCGCGAGCGCCGGAAGATCCGCCGCATGGAATACTCCGTCGGCCTGCTCAGCGTCTTCTGCGCCACCGACCTCGACCTCTCCGCGATGGGCCTCGATTCGGGCAATTGCTGGTGTTATCGCACCCTCGACGTGAACGGCGTCTACGAACGCGCCCTCCACGCGCTCCCCCACGGAATCGTCGAGGGCCTCTTCCTCACGGTCACCACCTTGAAGGACCCCGGCCACGCGCCGAAGGGCCACCATACCCTGGAGCTCTTCACGTTCGTCCCCTACGAACCCTTCGAACGCTGGGCCGGCAACGCCGCGGCGCGGCCCGCGGGATACCACGACCTCAAGGAGCGGCTCGGCGACGCCATGATCGCCGCGGCCGAGCGCGTGATTCCGGGGCTCGGCAAGAACCTCACCTTCCGCGCCGTGGGCACGCCCCTCACGAACGATTTTTATTGCGAGACCCACCGCGGCGCGAGTTATGGCACGGCGAAGATCCCCGCCCAGCTCGGCCCCTTTTCGTTCCCCATTCGATCGAGCGTCCCCGGGCTCTACAGCGTCGGCGCGAGCACGCTCAGCCACGGCGTCGCGGGCGCGGCCACGTCCGGCCTCTTCGCGGCGCGGGACATCCTCGGCCTCCGGCGCATCGAGGACCTCCTCGCCCCGTCCGACGGCTCGCTCCAGGTCGTCCTGGCCAGCGACGTCGCGCCCGCCTCCGGGCCCCGCAGGCCCGCACATGCCGCGCCTCCCGAGGACGACGCCGAGGACGCGCTCGCCTCCTGATCGACGCGGGCCCTTTCCCCCGCCCACCCTTTCCGCTATCGCATGGGCGTCGTGCCCGATTCACGCCCTGCCTGGTCGCTTTTCCTCGACGTCCTCCGTGGACCCCGCGCCGCGATGGCCGGCGTCGCGGCGCGCGCGGACGCGCGGGAAGGGCGGGCGGCCATGCTCGTGCTCGGCGCCTTGCACGGAGCGTTTTCCCTTCTTCTCTATGGTTCGGGGTATGCGCCGCGGTTTGGCATACCGGGGCTCGGACGGGATTGGCATTACCTGCTCCAAGCGGTCCTCGCCGTGCCGCTGTACCTCGTCCTTTGGCGGATCGGCGGCGGCGTCGCGCATGCCGTCGCGCGTCGCGGGGCGGCTCCGGGCGGGGAGGGGAGCCGGGAGGGCGCGTCGCTCGCCGTCTTTGGCGTCTCGTATGCCGTGCCCATGACGCTCTTCTTCATCGTCCCCGATATCGCCGTCTACCTCGCGTTTGGCTTCCCGGCCATCGGAAAGGCCATGCGATATTACGCGCCCCTCGCCGCGGCCGCTTGCCTCGTGCTCGGCACGATGGGGTTTTCCCGGGCGCACCCGCTTGCCACGCGAACGGCCTTCCTCGCCACGCTCGCCGGTTTCGTCACGCAGGCCCTCCTGGGCGCGTTGTTTCTGCGGTAGGAGCGAATCGTGGATACATCCGAACCCCTCGTCCTCCTCGGCTGTGGTTTTACAGGAACGTACGCCGCCAAGCTCGCCCTCGCGGCGGGCACCCGCGTCGTGGGCACGACCCGCTCCCCCGAGCGGGCCGCCTTCTTGTCGCGGCTCGGCGTCGACGTCCGCCTCGCGCCGCGCCTCGACGTGGACCTCGTCGCGCCGCTCCTCCACGAGAACACCCGTGTCCTCGTTACATACCCGC
Protein-coding sequences here:
- a CDS encoding DUF58 domain-containing protein → MAELRPSQRSGTDGIPIDWGSLAPLRLRARTLAEGVYAGGHRSVRKGPGVEFGGHRPYVPGDDLRFFDRRALLRHDRMMVREFETETDRALWLCVDATASMAYRSSRAPGAKLAYGALVAAALARVALSTGDPVGLAWIGGRGTMPLPASSGREAFDRVAGALEGAAAAGDASADEAAMERALAPVARRARRGAVIVLVSDFVDLPERALSAFTALGAGGRSLVAVRVLDPNEADLGFSGHVRLRASEGDVVVETDAEEVRAVYRERIAGIAEHWSKELSARGGRWVEATTDKPPADVVREVVRAVAEARA
- a CDS encoding histone deacetylase family protein: MRVFFCDHVEVPLPPGHRFPMAKYARLRERLLSALLLDPTDLQPSTPASITDLARVHAPHYLEGLLSGTLDPRILRAIGFPWSDALVRRSRASVSGTLCAGRAALEDGISGNLAGGTHHAFADRGAGFCVFNDIAVACRTLLDAGDVRRVLVLDLDVHQGDGTASLFGNEPRVYTASIHGEKNFPFHKQQSDLDLALPDQTGDDEYLAALEPFLARAFAESNPDLVFFQGGVDALAADKLGRLGMTAAGMRRRDERVLGEARRRGIPIALTLGGGYTDPIDATLAAHVGTYAVAREVFG
- a CDS encoding RNA polymerase sigma factor; translation: MTPRSQSTDFPAAIAALVPDIRQLVMGALRRQGADPDLAEELIQEIVITLLGSASTYRPELGALRPWAHGVAMNVVKNRRRSRVGFKGGERSTSTRAAGPFQAPPYGRFSSPARARCRLPWRALAFTFLRSTWRRRRRRRTQRPSPFRRSPLPPNAARRRLLRLAARPGLGSFFTSRALRPETKGVRPGNGRPCSMRRAACTMRG
- a CDS encoding DUF6968 family protein, with amino-acid sequence MDILTTRTLRYTDEGGGTEEDVVLTIFVPFEQDDGQWLCVFDFEPPIKPRFMKGCGVDIIQAFVHCLIFARLSFETTRWSRTGHWQGLRDCGLPMNKGPWPDQPPEIPPPEDNPGTLEVFATRRLGCPDETGAATELLLTVFKPYQAEGDTWKCAFAFGPSETAPIRHGTGADFIEAALDGLALARATYESMLPKGWAPASENLLDCDDLPFKIGRSFWTGGPTS
- a CDS encoding phytoene desaturase family protein, whose product is MERWDTVVVGSGSGGLTAAVALARAGQRVLVLEQHYLPGGWTHSFALDGYRFSPGVHYIGELGPGQSVRALYEGLGLSSDLVFHELNPDGFDHFVIGGERFDVPRGFDRYFERLVSRFPHERKGLERYFDVVGRIVSDTLRCEDLLASPQGALALPFRGKSLVTWGLRTQRALLDGTVRDPLLRGILAAQSGNHGLPPSRVSLPLHARMITHYYDGGYYPRGGAKRIPSAMIKALRKRGGEIRLRTRVRRILVESGRAAGVELASGERILARAVVSNADPAITFGALLESPHGERERRKIRRMEYSVGLLSVFCATDLDLSAMGLDSGNCWCYRTLDVNGVYERALHALPHGIVEGLFLTVTTLKDPGHAPKGHHTLELFTFVPYEPFERWAGNAAARPAGYHDLKERLGDAMIAAAERVIPGLGKNLTFRAVGTPLTNDFYCETHRGASYGTAKIPAQLGPFSFPIRSSVPGLYSVGASTLSHGVAGAATSGLFAARDILGLRRIEDLLAPSDGSLQVVLASDVAPASGPRRPAHAAPPEDDAEDALAS